From one Amaranthus tricolor cultivar Red isolate AtriRed21 chromosome 17, ASM2621246v1, whole genome shotgun sequence genomic stretch:
- the LOC130804448 gene encoding uncharacterized mitochondrial protein AtMg00810-like, giving the protein MNEEIMDLQKNETWERCRLPGDKKMVGCKWVFSVKYHADGIIERSSKIKEGIFINQRKYILDLLAEAGMLDCKPTESPMVANHGLQIVEGAEMANQDRYRRMVGKLIYLSHTRPNIVYAVGIIGLVIGTTGSPPQDTSPLWGEGGNLVTWKSKKQKVVTLSSAEAEFRGIEKGVTEIL; this is encoded by the exons ATGAATGAAGAGATCATGGATCTCCAGAAAAACGAAACATGGGAGAGGTGTAGATTACCAGGTGATAAGAAGATGGTTGGCTGTAAATGGGTTTTTTCAGTTAAGTATCATGCTGATGGAATCATTGAGAG AAGTTCTAAGATCAAGGAGGGGATATTCATCAATCAGAGAAAGTACATTTTAGATCTCTTAGCAGAAGCAGGCATGTTAGACTGTAAACCAACAGAGTCTCCTATGGTAGCTAATCATGGTCTACAAATTGTTGAAGGGGCAGAAATGGCAAATCAAGATCGTTATAGAAGAATGGTTGGAAAACTGATCTATTTATCTCACACAAGACCAAATATCGTCTATGCAGTTGGGATT ATTGGGCTGGTGATCGGGACGACAGGAAGTCCACCTCAAGATACTTCACCCTTGTGGGGGGAGGGGGGTAATCTAGTCACttggaagagtaagaaacagaaggtaGTTACTCTGTCTAGTGCCGAAGCAGAATTCAGAGGGATAGAAAAAGGAGTTACAGAGATTCTGTAG
- the LOC130804087 gene encoding uncharacterized protein At4g22758, giving the protein MSSDINTAELRQRTPSFSRHHCLPSARRKSGKKPPKQLRRSPKPIQVMIKSYSEPLIIQPLGDGDNLIGGCRSFDSAEGASIVRFNTLDDVLPCTSDFSRINMGYEKEAKVVITVTVEGSPGPIKIMVKLGMSVEETIKLILQKYEEQGRTPHLYTNSASSFDLHLSYFSLQCLERSDTIGEVGSRCFYLRKNGNKYDNEDNIQISEDVHENVLSPSKQLILPITIFPSLIARKMNKLERQFLRLLKLLGCLDAR; this is encoded by the exons ATGTCCTCCGACATAAACACCGCTGAACTCCGTCAACGAACCCCGTCATTCTCCCGCCATCATTGTCTCCCGTCGGCTCGTCGGAAATCCGGCAAGAAACCTCCCAAACAACTTAGACGATCTCCTAAGCCTATTCAAGTCATGATCAAATCTTATTCAGAGCCTCTTATTATTCAGCCTCTAGGCGACGGTGACAATCTTATAGGAGGTTGCCGGAGTTTTGACTCCGCGGAAGGTGCATCAATCGTGAGATTTAACACTCTTGATGATGTCTTGCCGTGCACTTCTGACTTTAGTCGTATTAATATG GGGTATGAGAAAGAGGCAAAAGTGGTGATAACAGTAACAGTAGAAGGGAGTCCAGGACCAATAAAGATAATGGTTAAATTGGGAATGAGTGTGGAGGAAACAATAAAGCTCATACTTCAAAAATATGAGGAACAAGGCCGAACTCCTCACCTTTATACAAACTCTGCTTCTTCTTTTGATTTGCATCTTTCCTACTTCAGCCTTCAAT GTTTGGAAAGATCAGATACAATTGGAGAGGTCGGAAGTAGATGCTTTTATCTTCGAAAGAATGGAAACAAGTATGATAACGAAGATAATATACAAATTAGTGAAGATGTCCATGAAAACGTGCTCTCTCCATCTAAGCAATTGATTTTGCCTATCACAATCTTTCCTTCTTTGATTGCTCGAAAAATGAATAAATTGGAACGGCAATTTCTTAGGTTACTCAAGTTATTGGGTTGTCTGGATGCTAGATAG